In a single window of the Helicoverpa zea isolate HzStark_Cry1AcR chromosome 9, ilHelZeax1.1, whole genome shotgun sequence genome:
- the LOC124633514 gene encoding DNA polymerase nu-like, whose translation MESNSYMRINIKKYEQHLSPFGNKVLTVLLKQWDKARIKNTNDHQHRQVPARPKKVLNFIDDSIVEPLFTPPLILSTPRENIHTEQETFNFKDVIEPEIPTSDQLINHVPKSKNDSVLQTIPLNTDLLHNVYNKHLCDENPLIKLNVTETTDTCKEINWDDMLDSELLDTIATTREINGNNTILDKGFPNENVIPENNSGFRESLTTVTGQKRKLKNIQPKVKKNRSDNTVKIKQQVLDKTTEACKQGNNKNNFRKQKYTKAVKNWLNNLEPPTEEIEDLDNIGKGGQLDVDNVPQKTHNTDKPILVIEKTPKTNKKVVQAQLANKDGIMKFSKPQQNALDTKKTNENVENKPKEKKVKKFVAPIKSQIPVKDISYEMHTLDEDNVDDHRGTLHEIKNFDMIAILIYSNGFCQLNSHHTDGTCAPVGIIVNSDDMFYCFKGAGQKIKEALKRLLDNNTVICYGAQNILTYLTVHLQIDSIHAKIYDAKIGASLLDPDNPPENFSDVQKLLSFSAQYTIATECTLQKAAWYMSLLKQCWAKLYTMLVEDNLWKVFVEIEMKLLPIIAGMESRGLTIDSSKLKSMEEALVNRMKAVEQQCYKAAGKVFQINSTVQVRAILYDELQLDTKCNVKIRETLCKGAKSTSETMLRSLVTEHPLPKLILEYRHIHKAHATFLAGIAQHIKDGVVRPTWVQTAAATGRIASNNPNLQAIPKAPFNCVMFPEAGDTDKEQLMFRSIYVSREGFSLLAADFKHVECRVFAQAAADAGLLQALAAHADLFNVLAAQWLKKPEAEIVLEERERTKRLVYASLYGAGTRKLMEILDVDYQQALQVAASFNRTFPSLKSFGRGVVRRCEASGGRLATLCGRVRRFANIASEDFAQKSHAERQAVNFVVQGSAADLCKLAMIMTEEQLRSCSPPVEAHLMLQIHDELVWEVNDLHVDRATAIIKQVMEGCGQQCGMTVPLPVSISVGKDWGSMQSLDN comes from the exons ATGGAAAGTAATAGCTACATgcgaataaatataaaaaaatatgaacagcaCTTGTCTCCTTTTGGGAACAAAGTTCTTACTGTACTTCTAAAGCAGTGGGATAAAG CTCGTATTAAAAACACTAATGATCATCAGCATCGACAAGTTCCAGCGCGACCTAAGAAAGTGTTAAA CTTCATTGATGACTCCATTGTTGAACCTCTCTTCACACCACCACTGATTCTTTCTACTCCTCGCGAAAATATACATACTGAACaagaaacttttaattttaaagatgtTATTGAACCGGAAATACCCACTTCTGATCAATTAATCAACCATGTACCAAAAAGTAAAAATGATTCTGTTCTACAAACGATCCCTCTTAATACTGATCTATTACACAATGTTTACAATAAACATTTGTGCGATGAAAACCCATTAATTAAACTAAATGTAACTGAAACTACAGACACatgtaaagaaataaattggGATGATATGCTTGACTCTGAACTATTGGATACTATTGCTACTACCAGGGAAATAAACGGTAATAATACTATACTTGATAAGGGATTTCCTAATGAAAATGTAATCCCAGAAAATAATTCAGGTTTTCGTGAATCACTTACGACTGTCACGGGGCAAAAAcgtaagttaaaaaatatacagcctaaagtaaaaaaaaatcgaagtgATAATACTGTTAAGATAAAACAACAAGTACTAGATAAAACAACAGAAGCTTGCAAACAAGGAAACAATAAGAATAATTTTCGAAAACAAAAGTATACAAAAGCTGTTAAAAATTGGCTTAATAATCTTGAACCACCTACTGAAGAAATTGAAGACTTAGATAATATAGGTAAGGGTGGTCAATTAGACGTAGACAATGTTCCACAAAAGACACACAACACAGACAAACCAATATTAGTAATCGAGAAAACACCGAAGACAAACAAGAAAGTAGTACAAGCGCAGTTAGCCAATAAGGACGGTATCATGAAGTTCAGTAAGCCTCAACAAAATGCACTTGATACAAAAAAAACGAATGAAAACGTAGAAAATAAacctaaagaaaaaaaagtaaagaaattCGTAGCTCCTATCAAATCTCAAATACCAGTAAAAGACATATCATATGAAATGCACACGCTTGACGAAGATAATGTTGACGACCACAGAGGAACTCTACATGAGATAAAGAATTTTGATATGATCGCTATAttaatttatag CAATGGTTTCTGTCAGCTTAATAGTCATCACACTGACGGCACGTGCGCTCCTGTCGGCATCATCGTCAATAGTGACGATATGTTCTACTGTTTCAAGGGCGCTGGTCAGAAGATCAA GGAGGCACTGAAACGTTTACTAGACAACAATACAGTTATTTGTTACGGAGCCCAGAATATCCTTACTTATCTCACGGTCCACTTACAAATCGACAGCATACATGCTAAGATTTATGATGCTAAG ATTGGCGCCAGTTTATTGGACCCGGACAATCCCCCGGAGAACTTCTCAGACGTTCAGAAGCTGTTGTCGTTCTCCGCGCAGTACACCATAGCGACGGAGTGCACCTTGCAGAAAGCTGCCTGGTACATGTCTCTGCTGAAACAATGCTGGGCCAAACTGTATACAATGCTGGTGGAAGACaatttgtggaaagtcttcgtgGAGATTGAAATGAAGCTGCTTCCTATTATTGCTG gtaTGGAGAGTCGAGGCTTAACAATAGACTCGTCCAAACTGAAGTCGATGGAAGAAGCCCTAGTGAACAGAATGAAGGCTGTGGAACAGCAGTGCTACAAGGCGGCTGGCAAGGTGTTCCAGATCAACTCGACCGTGCAGGTGCGCGCTATACTCTACGACGAACTGCAGCTCGATACAAAGTGCAATGTGAAGATACGGGAGACCTTGTGTAAAGGGGCCAAGTCCACGTCAGAGACGATG CTGCGCAGCCTGGTGACTGAGCATCCACTGCCGAAACTCATCTTGGAGTATCGACACATACATAAGGCTCACGCTACCTTCCTGGCGGGAATCGCTCAGCATATCAAAGATGGAGTTGTTAGACCCACGTG GGTCCAAACAGCAGCAGCCACAGGGCGCATCGCATCTAACAACCCAAACCTCCAAGCCATACCGAAAGCCCCCTTCAACTGCGTCATGTTCCCTGAAGCAGGCGATActg ACAAGGAGCAGCTGATGTTCCGTTCGATCTACGTGTCGCGGGAAGGCTTCAGCCTGCTGGCGGCGGACTTCAAGCACGTGGAGTGCCGCGTGTTCGCGCAGGCGGCCGCCGACGCCGGCCTGCTGCAAGCGCTCGCCGCACACGCCGACCTGTTCAACGTGCTCGCTGCGCAGTG GCTGAAGAAGCCCGAGGCTGAGATAGTTCTAGAGGAACGGGAGCGTACGAAGCGGTTGGTATACGCGAGTCTGTACGGAGCCGGCACGCGCAAGCTCATGGAAATACTGGACGTGGACTACCAGCAGGCCTTGCAGGTCGCGGCCAGCTTCAATA GAACGTTTCCGTCGCTAAAGTCGTTCGGGCGCGGTGTGGTGCGGCGGTGCGAGGCGTCGGGCGGACGGCTGGCAACGCTTTGTGGAAGGGTCCGGCGGTTCGCTAACATCGCCAGCGAGGACTTCGCCCAGAAGTCACACGCTGAACGACAGGCTGTCAACTTTGTTGTGCAAG GTTCGGCAGCAGACTTGTGCAAGTTAGCAATGATAATGACTGAAGAGCAACTGCGTAGCTGCTCACCGCCGGTGGAAGCTCATCTCATGTTGCAGATACATGACGAGCTCGTGTGGGAAGTGAACGATCTGCATGTGGACAGGGCTACTG CAATAATAAAACAAGTCATGGAAGGTTGCGGGCAGCAGTGCGGTATGACAGTGCCGCTGCCGGTCTCTATTAGTGTTGGCAAGGACTGGGGCAGCATGCAGAGTCTTGATAACTAA
- the LOC124633307 gene encoding vacuolar protein sorting-associated protein 41 homolog, which yields MAVNLESCDSLPPDEEPKLKYDRLANDVQNILLKDAVSCICVHTKFICLGTQWGVIHLLDHEGNTVPISQDGKTKELQAHAIAVNRISVDQNGDYIASCSDDGKVLVYGLYSDDNTHNLTLGRVIKSIALDPFYFRSGSGRRFLTGDTKLTLYEKTFLNRLRSTVLCECEGYVQAMSWHDRFVAWASEVGVRVYDLVARCSLGLIQWEKTSIEDYRCNLLWPAPKTLMIGWVDTIRICVIRKRSQIELQTRDVTEYLVDPVYTFQTDYFISGLGPLDDQLVLLGVPKECDPETGKAQRPVLTVADYKDCEFCEVSTDCLNIRGYEEYSCNDYYLDMLIEENRFFIVSPKDIVVASPYDIDDRVKWLTEQGRFEKAITVLEEVGGKTSKHSVVAVGVQYLDHLMTEQLYEEAAILCARICKNDKVLWETQILKFSEVNQLRAISPYVPKTPEQALSSHMYELIFYEYLKLDSQGFLKLVQEWNPALYKTGVIVKEVLEHLLNTEVDKNIYLEALALLYCYQKKYDKALTTYLTLQHKDVFTLITQHNMYNVIHDKILDLMTLDCDKAISVLVDKTKVPVEVVEKQLANHDLLLFKYLDAYSKHEPNGRYHGKLVRLYAKYAREKLLPFLKCSDNYPIQEALDVCQSNEFYPEMVFLLGRIGNTREALQIIIEQLKDINQAINFCQEHNDKELWTDLIKRTVDKPEYVTLLLKRIGNYVDPRMLIQNIQSGCEIKDLKDSLAKMMCDYHLQLSVQEACKVITLRNYFELHQKLIINQQRGISVTDDFMCCVCQGRIIIRDLSNASDLMVYNCRHSFHKECLPEGVQCQTCTVCSAVKM from the exons ATGGCCGTGAATTTGGAAAGCTGTGACAGCTTACCTCCCGACGAAGAGCCCAAATTGAAATACGACAGACTGGCGAATGATGTTCAAAATATCTTATTGAAAGACGCAGTGAGCTGTATTTGTGTGCACACTAAGTTTATTTGCTTGGGAACACAGTGGGGAGTGATACATTTACTGGACCATGAAGGGAACACGGTACCTATATCGCAAGATGGGAAGACTAAAGAGTTACAGGCTCATGCGATAGCTGTGAACAGAATCTCGGTGGATCAGAACGGTGACTACATCGCCAGCTGCTCGGACGACGGCAAGGTGCTGGTGTACGGGCTGTACTCTGACGACAACACTCACAACCTCACTCTGGGCAGGGTCATCAAGTCTATTGCTTTGGATCCATTTTACTTCAGGTCTGGCTCGGGGAGGAGATTTTTAACAG GTGACACCAAATTAACGCTATatgagaaaacatttttaaaccgGCTTCGTAGCACAGTGCTGTGTGAATGCGAAGGCTACGTGCAGGCCATGTCGTGGCACGACCGCTTCGTGGCCTGGGCGAGCGAGGTGGGCGTGCGCGTCTACGACCTGGTGGCACGTTGCTCCCTCGGCCTCATCCAGTGGGAAAAGACCTCCATTGAAGACTATCGTTGCAATCTCCTCTGGCCTGCCCCCAAAACACTCATGATTGGCTGGGTTGACACCATCAGGATATGCGTCATACGAAAACGAAGTCAAATCGAACTTCAAACACGAGATGTCACTGAGTATTTAGTGGATCCCGTGTACACATTCCAAACTGACTACTTCATCAGTGGTCTCGGCCCCTTGGACGATCAGTTGGTATTGCTAGGAGTGCCCAAAGAATGCGACCCTGAAACTGGTAAGGCCCAAAGGCCAGTTCTTACTGTCGCGGATTATAAAGACTGTGAATTTTGTGAGGTATCAACAGATTGTCTGAATATTCGCGGATACGAAGAATATTCTTGCAATGACTATTATTTAGATATGCTTATAGAGGAAAACCGATTTTTCATAGTATCTCCCAAGGACATAGTAGTAGCCAGTCCTTACGATATTGACGATAGAGTCAAATGGCTTACAGAGCAAGGTCGATTTGAAAAAGCAATAACTGTTCTTGAAGAGGTAGGCGGCAAGACATCGAAACATTCTGTGGTCGCAGTGGGGGTGCAGTACCTGGACCACTTGATGACCGAACAGCTGTACGAGGAGGCGGCCATACTGTGCGCAAGAATATGCAAGAATGATAAAGTCTTGTGGGAGACGCAAATATTGAAGTTTTCTGAAGTCAACCAGTTACGAGCTATTAGCCCCTATGTGCCCAAAACCCCTGAACAAGCATTGAGCTCTCATATGTACGAATTAATATTTTACGAATATCTGAAGTTAGATTCTCAGGGGTTCCTGAAACTAGTTCAAGAATGGAACCCCGCATTATACAAGACTGGCGTAATTGTAAAGGAAGTCTTGGAACATCTGTTAAATACAGAGgtagacaaaaatatttatttagaagctTTGGCTCTTCTGTATTGTTACCAAAAGAAATATGACAAAGCTCTGACGACGTACTTGACGCTCCAGCACAAAGACGTGTTCACACTGATCACGCAACACAACATGTACAACGTCATCCACGACAAGATACTGGACCTCATGACCCTCGACTGTGATAAAGCTATCTCAGTACTGGTCGACAAGACCAAGGTACCTGTAGAAGTAGTAGAAAAACAACTCGCTAATCACGATCTGCTGCTGTTTAAATACTTAGATGCTTACAGCAAACATGAACCAAATGGCAGGTATCATGGAAAATTAGTTAGGCTTTACGCTAAATATGCGAGAGAAAAACTTCTTCCATTTTTAAAATGTAGTGATAATTATCCAATCCAAGAAGCTCTGGATGTGTGTCAAAGTAATGAATTTTACCCTGAAATGGTGTTCTTGCTGGGGAGGATCGGAAATACTAGGGAAGCTCTGCAAATCATCATAGAGCAACTAAAAGACATAAATCAAGCTATCAATTTCTGTCAGGAACATAATGATAAGGAACTATGGACAGACCTCATCAAACGCACAGTGGACAAGCCTGAGTATGTGACATTGTTGCTCAAGAGAATAGGCAACTATGTTGATCCAAGGATGTTAATACAGAATATACAATCTGGATGTGAGATAAAGGATTTAAAGGACTCATTAGCAAAGATGATGTGTGATTACCACCTTCAGCTTTCGGTTCAAGAAGCATGTAAAGTGATCACTTTACGAAACTATTTTGAGTTACATCAAAAGTTAATCATCAACCAGCAAAGAGGTATATCTGTAACAGATGACTTCATGTGTTGCGTGTGCCAAGGTCGCATCATAATTAGGGACTTGTCAAACGCCTCCGATTTGATGGTTTACAACTGCAGGCATTCATTCCACAAAGAGTGCCTTCCTGAGGGAGTCCAGTGCCAGACTTGTACAGTGTGCAGTGCCGTTAAAATGTGA
- the LOC124633165 gene encoding regulatory-associated protein of mTOR — protein MTEMPPYLAVKDEEKNSGQGDSDTSSDVDDWDLPLSFDKPRHLEPIKGAERVEHTWRVKEKYKTHCVALVLCLNVGVDPPDVVKTQPCARLECWIDPQSLSPSKALESIGHALQSQYERWQPRARYKQSLDPTSDEVKKLCCSLRRNAKDERVLFHYNGHGVPKPTTQGEIWVFNRAYTQYIPLSMYDLQTWMGAPSLYVYDCSNAGVIVDNFKQFAEQHEREYEAQMNSKSEEGAAVGPAVSYKNCIQLAACAAGQSLPMNPELPADLFTACLTTPVKMAMKWFVLRERTRVAPSDVHDLIDKIPGQVTDRRTMLGELNWIFTAITDTIAWSSLPPELFQQLFRADLLTASLCRNFLLADRIMRSYNCTPVSLPALPSLAAHPLWAAWEHTLDLALAQLPRLLRPAPQAPPADYTHSPFFRDQLTAFQVWLDLGKWCGWRPMPAQLPMVLQVLLSTLHRVRALRLLCRFLALGAWAARAVLAVGIFPYMLKLLQASAPDLRASMVYIWAKIIAVDPSCQVDLVNAKGHKYFLAVLQDPTVDSEHRTLAAYVLAGIVDNYPAGQEAALQGSMISICLEQLEGGARLAQWACVCLGRLWRGFDAARWAGVRDLAHEKLAPLLGAPAPELRAAAAFALGTFVAGGGARTEHANALDQQVGVALAARLPLDASPLVRQELLAAAQWMVLTFEQHFIAVYIQERLRKSDREAGRGGRVDQGWDALSEARAPAAHSHALARNAAALSLPSIGFGSVYMKLWNILTAMAREPHPQISQMANDIINYIANQVDSVGRELELSRSGSKEPTSLPPSPNTRSSPLAHHEHTRTLPSGSRRGKAGLPHTISEDSVGNRERDLRDRDSTSSNSSQPAKKAIVTTQFVEWAASAFARADEAGAGAGDAGRADCESRAHHERVWRRARNRSLRRDAKALRNARVTRLETQAFHSRCPLPPAVVLFHPYEQHAAVASKDNFGIWDWGTAAKLCVGSWRRAWGRITALAYLNAHHHALLAVASHTGNLAVYRPSGSSMEPALVSAWRALDVRPAADYRPPPGQAVYSLAQLVSEQFASAEERHAGAAGKHDAALGGGGSGGAYAGPPPPTLLRWSGARRSLALAGRCSRVRLWDAAAELLLADIDTESEAAATALWRGAAPEPLLLAGFGDGAVRAWDERAPRPTHRLAPHAAPVLAAHWRPDAHALLTGAADGELRLTDTRTWRTAHSARAPAPLAAIDVHPLCNLVACGSVNQSISIFDLQGNLLNTIKFHEGFMGARIGPVSCLTFHPLRCAMGVGSKDSTVSVYVSEARR, from the exons ATGACAGAAATGCCTCCTTATCTCGCGGTCAAAGATGAGGAGAAAAACAGTGGTCAGGGTGACAGTGATACTTCTTCGGACGTAGACGACTGGGATTTACCTCTGAGTTTTGATAAACCTCGGCACCTTGAGCCTATAAAGGGCGCCGAGCGCGTAGAGCATACGTGGAGGGTCAAAGAGAAG TACAAGACCCACTGCGTGGCTCTGGTGCTCTGCCTCAACGTTGGCGTGGACCCCCCCGATGTAGTGAAGACTCAGCCCTGCGCTCGACTAGAATGCTGGATTG ACCCACAGTCGCTGTCTCCGAGCAAGGCTCTGGAGAGCATCGGGCACGCGCTGCAGTCGCAGTACGAGCGCTGGCAGCCCCGCGCGCGGTACAAGCAGAGCCTCGACCCCACCAGCGATGAG GTGAAGAAGCTATGCTGCTCGCTGCGGCGCAACGCGAAGGATGAGCGCGTACTGTTCCACTACAACGGACACGGCGTGCCCAAGCCCACCACGCAGGGCGAGATATGGGTCTTCAATAGG GCGTACACCCAGTACATCCCGCTGTCGATGTACGACCTGCAGACGTGGATGGGCGCGCCGTCGCTCTACGTGTACGACTGCTCCAACGCCGGCGTCATCGTCGACAACTTCAAGCAGTTCGCCGAGCAGCACGAGCGAGAGTACGAG GCCCAAATGAACTCAAAGTCGGAGGAAGGTGCGGCTGTAGGGCCGGCTGTGTCGTACAAGAACTGCATCCAGCTGGCGGCCTGCGCGGCGGGACAGAGCCTGCCCATGAACCCCGAGCTGCCGGCCGACCTGTTCACGGCCTGCCTCACCACGCCCGTCAAGATGGCCATGAAGTGGTTCGTGCTGCGCGAGCGGACCCGCGTTGCTCCCAGCGACGTGCACGATCTTATTGacaa GATTCCGGGACAGGTGACGGACCGGCGCACGATGCTGGGCGAGCTGAACTGGATCTTCACGGCCATCACGGACACCATCGCGTGGAGCTCGCTGCCGCCCGAGCTGTTCCAGCAGCTGTTCCGCGCAGACCTGCTTACTGCCTCGCTCTGCAGGAACTTCCTGCTCGCTGACAGGATCATGAG GTCGTACAACTGCACGCCGGTGTCGCTGCCGGCGCTGCCGTCGCTGGCGGCGCACCCGCTGTGGGCGGCGTGGGAGCACACGCTGGACCTGGCGCTGGCGCAGCTGCCGCGCCTGCTGCGGCCCGCGCCGCAGGCCCCGCCCGCCGACTACACGCACTCGCCCTTCTTCCGCGACCAGCTCACCGCCTTCCAAGTCTGGCTCGACCTCGGCAAGT GGTGCGGATGGCGGCCCATGCCGGCGCAGCTGCCGATGGTGCTGCAGGTGCTGCTGAGCACGCTGCACCGCGTGCGGGCGCTGCGGCTGCTGTGCCGCTTCCTGGCGCTGGGCGcgtgggcggcgcgggcggtgcTGGCGGTGGGCATCTTCCCCTACATGCTCAAGCTGCTGCAGGCCTCCGCGCCCGACCTGCGCGCCTCCATGGTCTATATCTGGGCCAAGATCATCGCCGTCGATCCC AGCTGTCAAGTGGACCTGGTCAATGCGAAGGGACACAAATATTTCTTAGCGGTCTTACAAGATCCAACAGTCGAT AGTGAACACAGAACGTTAGCGGCGTATGTTCTAGCTGGTATCGTGGACAACTACCCTGCAGGACAGGAAGCCGCGTTACAG GGGTCGATGATCTCGATCTGCCTGGAGCAGCTGGAGGGCGGCGCGCGGCTGGCGCAGTGGGCGTGCGTGTGCCTGGGCCGGCTGTGGCGCGGGTTCGACGCGGCGCGCTGGGCGGGCGTGCGGGACCTGGCGCACGAGAAGCTGGCGCCGCTGCTGGGCGCGCCCGCGCCGGagctgcgcgccgccgccgccttcGCGCTGGGCACGTTcgtggcgggcggcggcgcgcgcacGGAGCACGCCAACGCGCTGGACCAGCAGGTGGGCGTGGCGCTGGCGGCGCGGCTGCCGCTCGACGCCTCCCCGCTCGTGCGCCAGGAGCTGCTGGCCGCCGCGCAGTGGATGGTGCTCACCTTCGAGCAGCACTTCATCGCCGTCTACATACAGGAGCGACTGCGCAAGAGCGACCG CGAGGCGGGTCGCGGCGGGCGCGTGGACCAGGGCTGGGACGCGCTGTCGGAGGCGCGGGCGCCGGCCGCACACTCGCACGCGCTCGCGCGCAACGCCGCCGCGCTCTCGCTGCCATCCATCG GTTTCGGGTCGGTGTACATGAAGCTGTGGAACATCCTGACGGCGATGGCGCGCGAGCCGCACCCGCAGATCTCGCAGATGGCCAACGACATCATCAACTACATCGCTAACCAG GTGGACAGCGTGGGGCGCGAGCTGGAGCTGTCCCGCAGCGGCAGCAAGGAGCCGACGTCGCTGCCGCCCTCGCCCAACACGCGCAGCTCGCCGCTCGCGCACCACGAACACACGCGGACACTGCCCTCCG GCAGTCGCCGCGGCAAGGCGGGTCTGCCGCACACCATCTCGGAGGACTCGGTGGGCAACCGCGAGCGCGACCTGCGGGACCGGGACTCCACCTCGTCTAATTCTA GTCAGCCGGCGAAGAAGGCAATAGTGACGACGCAGTTCGTGGAGTGGGCGGCGTCGGCGTTCGCGCGGGCGGacgaggcgggcgcgggcgcgggcgacGCGGGGCGCGCGGACTGCGAGTCGCGCGCGCACCACGAGCGCGTGTGGCGCCGCGCGCGCAACCGCAGTCTGCGCCGCGACGCCAAAG CGCTGCGCAACGCGCGCGTGACGCGGCTGGAGACGCAGGCCTTCCACTCGCGCTGCCCGCTGCCGCCCGCCGTCGTGCTGTTCCACCCCTACGAGCAGCACGCCGCCGTCGCCTCCAAGGACAACTTCGG CATCTGGGACTGGGGTACGGCGGCGAAGCTGTGCGTGGGGTCGTGGCGGCGCGCGTGGGGGCGCATCACGGCGCTCGCCTACCTCAACGCGCACCACCACGCGCTGCTCGCCGTCGCCTCGCACACCGGCAACCTCGCCGTCTACAG GCCGTCGGGCAGCAGCATGGAGCCGGCGCTGGTGTCGGCGTGGCGGGCGCTGGACGTGCGCCCCGCCGCCGACTACCGCCCGCCGCCCGGCCAGGCCGTCTACA GTCTGGCGCAGCTGGTGTCGGAGCAGTTCGCGTCGGCGGAGGAGCGGCATGCGGGCGCCGCCGGCAAGCACGACGCCGCAC tAGGCGGGGGCGGTAGCGGCGGCGCGTACGCGGGCCCGCCGCCGCCCACGCTGCTGCGCtggagcggcgcgcggcggtcGCTGGCGCTGGCGGGGCGCTGCTCGCGCGTGCGCCTGTGGGACGCGGCCGCCGAGCTGCTGCTGGCCGACATCGACACGGAGAGCGAGGCGGCCGCCACGGCGCtgtggcgcggcgcggcgcccgAGCCGCTGCTGCTGGCGGGCTTCGGCGACGGCGCCGTGCGCGCGTGGGACGAGCGCGCGCCGCGGCCCACGCACCGCCTGGCGCCGCACGCCGCGCCCGTGCTGGCGGCGCACTGGCGGCCCGACGCGCACGCGCTGCTGACGGGCGCGGCGGACGGCGAGCTGCGCCTCACGGACACGCGCACGTGGCGCACGGCGCACTCGGcccgcgcgcccgcgccgctcgcCGCCATCGACGTGCACCCGCTCTGCAACCTCGTCGCCTG CGGTTCAGTGAACCAGAGCATCAGCATCTTCGACCTGCAGGGCAACCTGCTGAACACCATCAAGTTCCACGAGGGGTTCATGGGCGCGCGCATCGGCCCCGTCTCCTGCCTCACCTTCCATCCGCTCAG aTGCGCGATGGGCGTGGGGTCGAAGGACTCGACGGTGTCGGTGTACGTGTCGGAGGCGCGGCGGTGA